A genomic region of Mugil cephalus isolate CIBA_MC_2020 chromosome 5, CIBA_Mcephalus_1.1, whole genome shotgun sequence contains the following coding sequences:
- the LOC125008541 gene encoding uncharacterized protein LOC125008541 translates to MALLWVTLLLVHQAYALVPLTTVQLGEPAILTCTLPEGEIGSRALHWYKQSSGDTLKLIAVLRRNAKPSTSSAETASRMEVKLNEKFSNLTILKTIQEDEGMYHCAVMDWTDSTWSGTYLSLKGNRGQRTSNYTVVQTVSDPVRPGDSVTLQCSVLSDSEDKTCPGNLSVFWFRAGSQTSHPNIIYTDGDMSNKCENRSETQKRCVYSFSKDVSSSDAGTYYCAVATCGEILFGNGAKLTIEETGGFTAIALVTAIICLAISVILNIVLICCQTRSKCGPSEDNSCSSNGRQDKLSQPVNDNTEDELNYAALHFSGAKATRGRKKKELKTDDCVYSQVTCRMCILIYVNLPPCHILQSLKKQEVSSQPQDQNEMVVLWITLLCLHPVYTLTAVKTVQLGQPATFTCVVPDNFSGLQIYWYKQHPGDTLNIIATSWSSTAPQFAPGLNLRFDLRTDNSFTNLTILRTVEEDEGMYHCGIAEVLNTKWSGTYLLVEGNTERTIVQTVLNPVRPGDSVTLQCSVLSDSENKTCPGNLSVFWFRAGSQTSHPNIIYTDVDMSNACEKRSETQKRCVYSFSKDVSSSDAGTYYCAVATCGEILFGNGAKLEIDQTESSEFIVLVIAIICLAISVFINIAFICYRTPRGVCGQYEESSSSPARRDDLSQAVNYDTEGELSYAALHFSGGKPTRGRKKRHMKTEENVL, encoded by the exons ATGGCCCTGTTATGGGTTACACTGCTTCTCGTCCATCAAGCAT ATGCACTGGTTCCACTTACCACGGTTCAACTTGGTGAACCTGCGATTCTCACATGTACATTGCCAGAAGGAGAGATCGGCAGTCGAGCACTTCACTGGTACAAGCAGAGTTCTGGGGATACTCTGAAGTTAATTGCAGTGCTGAGAAGAAATGCAAAGCCTTCAACCAGTTCAGCAGAGACTGCTTCAAGAATggaagtaaaactaaatgagAAATTTAGCAATTTGACAATTTTAAAGACGATTCAAGAAGATGAGGGAATGTATCACTGTGCAGTCATGGACTGGACTGATAGTACCTGGAGTGGGACATATTTGTCATTAAAAG gaaacagaggacagaggacatcAAACTATACTGTTGTTCAGACAGTATCAGATCCAGTCCGTCCAGGAGActcagtgactctccagtgttcagtcctctctgactctgaggaCAAGACGTGTCCAGGAaatctcagtgtgttctggttcagagctggatcacAGACATCTCATCCAAACATCATCTACACAGATGGAGATATGAGTAATAAATGTGAGAATAGATCTGAGACTCAGAAGAGATGTGTCTACAGCTTCTCTAAGGacgtcagctcctctgatgctgggacttactactgtgctgtggccacatgtggagagatattatttggaaatggaGCTAAACTAACAATTG AAGAAACAGGTGGTTTTACAGCTATTGCACTGGTAACTGCAATAATCTGCTTGGCCATTTCTGTGATTCTAAATATTGTTTTGATCTGTTGCCAAACAAGATCAAAATGTGGACCATCTGAAG ACAACAGCTGCTCATCAAATGGAAGACAAGACAAGTTGAGCCAACCAGTTAATGATAAT ACTGAAGATGAGCTAAACTATGCTGCGCTGCATTTCTCTGGGGCAAAAGCTActagaggaagaaagaagaaagagttgaaGACAGACGACTGTGTGTATTCTCAGGTTACATGCCgaat GTGCATTTTGATATATGTGAACTTACCACCATGTCACATCCTTCAGTCGCTCAAAAAGCAAGAAGTGTCCTCACAACCACAAGATCAAAACGAGATGGTCGTGTTATGGATTACACTGCTTTGTCTTCATCCAGTAT ATACGCTGACAGCGGTGAAAACAGTTCAACTTGGGCAACCAGCAACTTTTACATGTGTTGTACCTGATAACTTCAGCGGTTTACAAATCTATTGGTACAAGCAACATCCTGGAGATACTCTGAATATAATTGCGACATCATGGTCATCTACAGCACCACAGTTTGCACCAGGTTTAAATTTAAGATTTGACTTACGTACTGATAACAGTTTTACTAACCTGACCATTTTGAGGACAgttgaagaggatgaaggaatgTACCACTGTGGAATCGCAGAGGTGCTTAACACTAAATGGAGTGGGACATATTTGCTAGTAGAAG gaaacactgagaggacTATTGTTCAGACAGTATTAAATCCAGTCCGTCCAGGAGActcagtgactctccagtgttcagtcctctctgactctgagaaCAAGACGTGTCCAGGAaatctcagtgtgttctggttcagagctggatcacAGACATCTCATCCAAACATCATCTACACGGATGTAGACATGAGTAATGCATGTGAGAAGAGATCTGAGACTCAGAAGAGATGTGTCTACAGCTTCTCTAAGGacgtcagctcctctgatgctgggacttattactgtgctgtggccacatgtggagagatattatttggaaatggaGCTAAACTGGAGATTG aCCAAACAGAAAGTTCTGAATTCATTGTACTGGTAATAGCAATCATCTGTTTGGCCATATCCGTGTTTATAAATATTGCTTTCATCTGTTATCGAACTCCGAGAGGAGTATGTGGGCAATATGAAG AAAGCAGCTCTTCACCAGCAAGACGAGATGATTTGAGCCAAGCAGTTAATTATGAT ACTGAAGGTGAGCTGAGCTACGCTGCGCTGCATTTCTCTGGAGGGAAACctacaagaggaagaaagaagagacacaTGAAGACGGAAGAAAACGTACTTTGA
- the LOC125007661 gene encoding uncharacterized protein LOC125007661 encodes MFFLNSCVSLFTADALLPVTTVQLGELATFTCAWPKGELTSRALQWYKQSPGDILKLIARLQKYTKPVYGPAFSALRMEVKGNENISNLTILQTIQEDEGMYHCTLTESFESTWSGTYLTLKGNTLGSSNYTVVQTVSDPVRPGDSVTLQCSVLSDSQNKTCPGDLSVFWFRAGSQTSHPNIIYTDVDMSNKCEKRSKTQKRCVYSFSKNISSSDAGTYYCAVATCGEILFGNGAKLEADQTDNFAFIALMVAGIFLAISVMINIVLICYRTPRKVCGSYGGKFSLLNQVF; translated from the exons ATGTTCTTTCTTAAttcatgtgtttctttatttactgcAGATGCACTGCTTCCAGTGACCACAGTTCAACTTGGTGAATTGGCAACCTTCACATGTGCGTGGCCTAAAGGAGAGCTCACCAGTCGAGCACTTCAGTGGTACAAGCAGAGTCCCGGGGATATTCTGAAATTAATTGCAAGACTACAGAAGTATACAAAACCTGTGTATGGACCAGCATTTTCTGCTTTGAGAATGGAAGTAAAAGGCAACGAGAATATAAGCAATTTGACGATTTTACAGACAATTCAAGAAGATGAGGGAATGTATCACTGCACACTCACTGAATCGTTTGAGAGTACCTGGAGTGGGACATATTTGACATTAAAAG GAAACACACTGGGTTCTTCAAACTATACTGTTGTTCAGACAGTATCAGATCCAGTCCGTCCAGGAGActcagtgactctccagtgttcagtcctctctgactctcAGAACAAGACGTGTCCAGGAgatctcagtgtgttctggttcagagctggatcacAGACATCTCATCCAAACATCATCTACACGGATGTAGATATGAGTAACAAATGTGAGAAGAGATCTAAGACTCAGAAGAGATGTGTCTACAGCTTCTCTAAAAacatcagctcctctgatgctgggacttactactgtgctgtggccacatgtggagagatattatttggaaatggaGCTAAACTGGAAGCTG atcaaacagataattttgcattcattgCTCTGATGGTAGCAGGGATCTTTTTGGCTATTTCTGTGATGATAAACATCGTTTTAATCTGTTATCGAACTCCTAGAAAAGTGTGTGGATCATATGGAGGTAAGTTCTCTTTACTGAATCAAGTTTTCTAA